Within the Deltaproteobacteria bacterium genome, the region TTCCAGGTTGATTCTTACGGTTTTGAAAAAAAAATTAATCTTGGCAATTGGTCTCAAGGTGAGGTTGAATCAATAATAAAAAAATCCTCACAATCCGGTAGCAGCCGCCAAAAAATAAATTCTCTTTCAAGTCATTTCCTCGGTACGGAATATCAAGGTAATACCTTAATCGGCGGCCCCCATGAAGAGGAAGTTTTTGTCGTTAATCTGAGTAAAGTCGATTGTTTTACCTTTCTCGATTACATGGAAGCATTTCGCTATTCAGCTTCTTTCCCGGAATTTGAAAAGAATTTGATGAACATCAGATATAAAAGCGGCAATGTTTCTTACGTTGATCGAAATCATTTTTTTACGGATTGGGAAAAGAATAATGCCCCTTTGGTTGATGACGTTACTTTAAAAGTTGGAAGGAACAAAGTAAAAAAAGTATTGAAAACATTGAACCTTAAAAAAGACGGCTCCAAATTCCTGGAGGGAATTCCCAATAAGAAAAGGGTGCTTTATTACATCCCTTCAGACTTGATAGATGAAAACCTGATTAAGCGATTAAAGAGTGGAGATTATGTGGGTATCTATTCCAAAACTGAGGGACTTGACGTGTCCCATGTTGGTCTTCTGATAAAAAATGAGAAAGAAGTATTATTCAGGCATGCCTCTTCCAGGCACAAAAAGGTGCTCGATGAAGGCTTTTTGGAATATATTGCCCAAAAACCCGGAATAATAATTTTAAGGCCAAGGCAAGGGCAATAACTAAAAGCAATGCGTCCTATGTCTCCTGGAAAAGAGGTGACTTAAAAATCCGCATGATCAGGAGTCGGCCATAAAATCATGTGAAAACCGCTGCTTCCCTTCGACCCCGAATCTCCTTTACTTTTTTTCCCTCTTAATGTATTTTTCTACCTCATGATTTGACCTGACAGTTCCGGTTTTTAACAGGATGGATGACGATATCATTATTGACGATCTGACCTCACATGATCTTCACGAGGTCATTGAAATTGAAAATACATCAACCCCTACACCCTGGCCGAGAGCGCTCTTTGAAAAAGAACTTGATCACCGTCATTCAACCAACCTGGCTGCAAGAGTTTTATCTGGAAATAAAAGGACGCTTGTCGGCTACATCGTTTATTGGACGGTAGCCGATGAGTCGCATCTTTTCAAGGTGGCCGTTCATCCCGAAATGAGGCGAAAAGGGATCGGACGGGCGCTTGTTGAAGAGGCTGTTAAAAGGGGAAGGAAAGGGGGCGTTAAAAAAGTCTTTCTCGAAGTAAGGAGGAGCAACGGCAGCGCCATAGCCCTTTATGAAATCCTGCAATTTAAAAAAGTGGGAGAGCGGAAGGCTTATTATCAGGACGGCGAGGATGCCATTGTGATGGCATTGGCGCTTTGAAGGGATAGTGTTCTTATAAATAGTCCTTACCGTGAAAAGGGGAATTTAGAATGTAAGTTGCATGGATTCCCGATCAAGCCGGGAATGACAAAACTAATGCCTATGAAGGTGTTTTAACAATCATGAACTATAGCGACGGAACAGGAAAAATCATATCGAATATTGAAGTGGCCCCCAGCCATTACCGTATGGATATTGAGGCTACTTTCGACCTTAAAACAGCCGGGCCGGGCCAGTTTGTCATGGTCAAGGTGAGCGACGGGATGGCGCCCATACTGAGACGGCCTTTCGGTATTTATACTATCGATGAAGAGAAGGACAGCTTTGCCATTCTCTACCGTGTTGTGGGGGAGGGGACGAGGTTGCTTTCCGAAATGGCAGCCGGTGTTAAGGTCGATGTACTGGGGCCTCTTGGCAAGGGGTTCAGTTTTGACATTTCCGGTGAAAGGCCGCTTCTTGTGGCCGGTGGCGTCGGTGTGCCGCCGCTCTTTAATTTTGCCAGGGGACTTGTAGAAAAGGAGATCATGCCTCTTGTCCTTATTGGTGGAAGAAGTAAGTCTGACCTCCTTTCTGTCGATGAATTTGAAAAGCTGGGTATTATGGTTAAGACGGCGACGGAAGATGGTTCTGAAGGGCATAAAGGTTATGTAACGGATATTATGGAAGCCTTCATTGCCGGTGGGGTTATTCCCACGACTGTTTATTCCTGCGGGCCTGAACTGATGCTTAAAAGGGTTGGCGAGATTGCCATGGCAAAGGGTCTTCCCTGCGAGTTATCGCTGGAAGCAATGATGGCATGCGGTTTCGGTGTATGCCTTGGCTGCGTTATAAAGACATGCACCGTGGAGAATGTGGAAGATCATGATTATGGGAGGGTATGTACGGAAGGTCCCGTTTTTGACGCCAGGGAGATTATATGGGAGTAAAGAGAGACCTTTCCGTTGACATAGCGGGACTGAAACTTAAAAACCCCGTCATGACCGCATCGGGCACCTTCGGTTACGGCCTTGAATTCGAACCTTTTTTTGATATCGGGGATCTGGGCGCCGTTGTTGTCAAGGGGCTTTCACTTAAACCGAAGGCAGGCAACCCGCCGCCGAGGATCGTGGAAACCCCGGCGGGCATGCTAAATGCTATCGGTTTGCAAAATGTGGGTGTCGATGTTTTTCTTGAAGAAAAACTGCCTAAACTTAAACAAAGCAAGGCCACCGTTATTGTCAACTTTTTTGGTAATACGGCTCATGAATATGAAGAACTGGCAAGAAAGCTCGATGGTGTCGAGGGCGTTCACGCGCTTGAGGTGAATATTTCCTGTCCCAATGTAAAAGCCGGGGGTATTGTATTCGGAACAGACCCTGCGGTTGCCCATAATCTGATAAAAAAAATCAGGGAGAAGATTTCTCTTCCGCTTATCGTAAAACTTTCACCCAATGTAACAGACATCAAGGTTATGGCCAGGGCCGTGGAAGAGGCCGGCGCCGATGCCCTGTCTCTTATTAATACCCTGACGGGCATGGCTATTGACGTAAGAAAAGGGAAATCGAAACTTGCCAACATGACGGGGGGATTATCGGGGCCTGCCATCAGGCCTGTGGCGGTAAGGATGGTTTGGGAGGCGGCAGAGGCGGTAAAGGTGCCCATCATCGGCATTGGCGGTATAATGAAAGCTGAAGATGCCCTGGAATTCATCATTGCCGGAGCTTCTGCCGTGCAGGTTGGTACGGCCAGTTTTGTCAATCCGGCCGCAGCCATGGACATTGTGAAAGGGATGGAAACATTTATGGAAGAAGAAAATATAGAAAAAATTACCGATTTGATCGGTTCAGTAAGGAATTGAAAAGGAGCTTTCTTGTCAAAGCAAATCTCATTTGTTAAACTTTCCCGTAAATAAGGAGGATAGAAGTTATGTCTTGGGAGAATAAACCGGGCGGCCAGCCGCCCATTGATATTGATGATCTTATCAAAAAATTTGTCGAAAATCTGAAGAAAAAATATTTTGGTGATAAAGGGGATGGTGACGGTGGAGGAGAGCAACGGGCGCCTTCAGGTGATGGTTTAAAAATTCTGCTGCCTTTTGTTTTTTTGGGTTTTATCATTGTTTCTATTTACACAGCGGCATTTACTGTAGGCCCCGAGGAAGTGGCCGTCGTTCTGAGGTTTGGAAAATATACCCGTTCCGTTGATCCGGGCCTTAACTTCAAGCTCCCCTTCGGAATGGAGACTGTTGAGAAGGTGCCTGTCGAGAGGCAGCTTAAGCTTGAGTTCGGTTTCCGCACGGCTGAAGCAGGGGTCCGGACCCGATATGAAACGAAGAACCTTAAGAACGAATCACTTATGCTGACGGGAGATCTTAATGCAGCAGAGGTCCAGTGGATAGTCCAGTTCAGGATCAAGGACCCCTACAAATTCCTCTTTAAGGTAAGGAATGCAACCAAAACATTCAGAGATATGAATGAAGCGGTCATGAGGGAGGTTATCGGTGACAGAACGGTTGATGAAGTGCTCACAATCGGCCGGCAGGAAATTGCCAGTGTTGTTGAGGTGAGGCTGCAGGAACTGGCTGACCAGTACGAAATGGGAATGAAGGTTGAGCAGGTGGTGCTGCAGGATGTTAATCCACCGGAACCTGTTAAACCGGCCTTTAATGAAGTCAACGAAGCGGAACAGGAAAGGGATAAGCTCATCAACCAGGCCAAGTCCGAATATAACAAGGTTGTGCCAAGAGCCAAAGGTGAAGCGGAACAGACTATCCAGGAGGCAGAAGGTTATGCCCTTGAGCGGGTCAACAAGGCCAAGGGTGAAGCATCCAAGTTTAATGCCGTCTTCAAGGAATATATGAAGGCCAGGGAAGTTACCCGTCAGAGGATTTATCTTGAAACAATGAATGAGTCTCTCCAGAAAGTAGGAAAGAAATTGATTACAGATGATAAAGCGACAGGGATTTTACCTCTGTTCCAGTTTGACAAAGGAGGGGTGAAATAATGAATAAAGGATTCCTTTTTTTAGTATTTATTGCTGCTGCGGCCATACTGGCTTATAACTCGTCTTACATTGTCGATGAGAAGAACCAGGTAATTATTACCCAGTTCGGTAAACCTGTGGGAGAGCCTGTTGTTGATCCTAACATTCATTTCAAGCTTCCTTTCGTACAGGAGGTGCATTATTTCGACAAGCGCTTCCTTGAGTGGGATGGTGATCCCAACCAGATCCCGACAAAGGATAAGCGATTCATATGGGTTGATACCTACGCCAGATGGCGCATTAAGGATCCGCTTCTTTACTTCCAGCGTGTTCGTGATGAAAGGGGAGCCCAGTCAAGGCTTGATGATATACTCGACGGGGAAACGAGGAATGCCATTGCAAAGCACGATCTCGTTGAAATTATCAGATCGACGAACAGGGAAATCAAGTCGAGTGGTGAATTCAAGGATTTTGAAAAAGTGGCTGTTCTCCATAAAATCAAATATGGTCGTGAGGAAATCGCCCGCTCCATTATAGACGCAGCTGCACCGAGGACACTTGAACTCGGTATCGAACTTCTTGACCTTCGTCTCAAAAGGGTCAACTATGTGGATGAGGTCCAGAGAAAGATTTTTGAAAGAATGATTACGGAGCGTAAAAGGATTGCCGACAAGCTGAGATCGGAAGGGCAGGGTGAGGCTTCCAAAATTATTGGTGACAAGGAGCGTGAACTTAAGAGGATCCAGTCCGAGGCCTATAAAACAGCCCAGGAGATTAAAGGTAAGGCCGATGCCAAAGCGACGGCCATTTATGCAAAAGTCTACGATCAAAATTCCGAATCGAGAGATTTTTACCGCTTTATGAAGACTATGGATACCTATAAAACGACCCTTTCCGATAAGGACTGGCTTGTTCTATCCACGGAGAGTGACTTCTTTAAATACCTCCAGAGTTCTTCAGGTAAATAAAGAGGTAAGATGCTTATTTCCTTGAAAGAAGCACTTTTCAGTTCCGGAGCTTAAAGGAAAAGTGGATGTTTTATACTGGCTTATCCCGGCCGTTATTATCATCGGACTTGCCATGGCGGGTCTCCTCATCTGG harbors:
- the hflK gene encoding FtsH protease activity modulator HflK, producing the protein MSWENKPGGQPPIDIDDLIKKFVENLKKKYFGDKGDGDGGGEQRAPSGDGLKILLPFVFLGFIIVSIYTAAFTVGPEEVAVVLRFGKYTRSVDPGLNFKLPFGMETVEKVPVERQLKLEFGFRTAEAGVRTRYETKNLKNESLMLTGDLNAAEVQWIVQFRIKDPYKFLFKVRNATKTFRDMNEAVMREVIGDRTVDEVLTIGRQEIASVVEVRLQELADQYEMGMKVEQVVLQDVNPPEPVKPAFNEVNEAEQERDKLINQAKSEYNKVVPRAKGEAEQTIQEAEGYALERVNKAKGEASKFNAVFKEYMKAREVTRQRIYLETMNESLQKVGKKLITDDKATGILPLFQFDKGGVK
- a CDS encoding dihydroorotate dehydrogenase, coding for MGVKRDLSVDIAGLKLKNPVMTASGTFGYGLEFEPFFDIGDLGAVVVKGLSLKPKAGNPPPRIVETPAGMLNAIGLQNVGVDVFLEEKLPKLKQSKATVIVNFFGNTAHEYEELARKLDGVEGVHALEVNISCPNVKAGGIVFGTDPAVAHNLIKKIREKISLPLIVKLSPNVTDIKVMARAVEEAGADALSLINTLTGMAIDVRKGKSKLANMTGGLSGPAIRPVAVRMVWEAAEAVKVPIIGIGGIMKAEDALEFIIAGASAVQVGTASFVNPAAAMDIVKGMETFMEEENIEKITDLIGSVRN
- the rimI gene encoding ribosomal protein S18-alanine N-acetyltransferase codes for the protein MDDDIIIDDLTSHDLHEVIEIENTSTPTPWPRALFEKELDHRHSTNLAARVLSGNKRTLVGYIVYWTVADESHLFKVAVHPEMRRKGIGRALVEEAVKRGRKGGVKKVFLEVRRSNGSAIALYEILQFKKVGERKAYYQDGEDAIVMALAL
- a CDS encoding DUF1460 domain-containing protein; the encoded protein is MTNFIKVFLALTLIVIFQVDSYGFEKKINLGNWSQGEVESIIKKSSQSGSSRQKINSLSSHFLGTEYQGNTLIGGPHEEEVFVVNLSKVDCFTFLDYMEAFRYSASFPEFEKNLMNIRYKSGNVSYVDRNHFFTDWEKNNAPLVDDVTLKVGRNKVKKVLKTLNLKKDGSKFLEGIPNKKRVLYYIPSDLIDENLIKRLKSGDYVGIYSKTEGLDVSHVGLLIKNEKEVLFRHASSRHKKVLDEGFLEYIAQKPGIIILRPRQGQ
- the hflC gene encoding protease modulator HflC; this encodes MNKGFLFLVFIAAAAILAYNSSYIVDEKNQVIITQFGKPVGEPVVDPNIHFKLPFVQEVHYFDKRFLEWDGDPNQIPTKDKRFIWVDTYARWRIKDPLLYFQRVRDERGAQSRLDDILDGETRNAIAKHDLVEIIRSTNREIKSSGEFKDFEKVAVLHKIKYGREEIARSIIDAAAPRTLELGIELLDLRLKRVNYVDEVQRKIFERMITERKRIADKLRSEGQGEASKIIGDKERELKRIQSEAYKTAQEIKGKADAKATAIYAKVYDQNSESRDFYRFMKTMDTYKTTLSDKDWLVLSTESDFFKYLQSSSGK
- a CDS encoding dihydroorotate dehydrogenase electron transfer subunit; protein product: MNYSDGTGKIISNIEVAPSHYRMDIEATFDLKTAGPGQFVMVKVSDGMAPILRRPFGIYTIDEEKDSFAILYRVVGEGTRLLSEMAAGVKVDVLGPLGKGFSFDISGERPLLVAGGVGVPPLFNFARGLVEKEIMPLVLIGGRSKSDLLSVDEFEKLGIMVKTATEDGSEGHKGYVTDIMEAFIAGGVIPTTVYSCGPELMLKRVGEIAMAKGLPCELSLEAMMACGFGVCLGCVIKTCTVENVEDHDYGRVCTEGPVFDAREIIWE